The following are encoded together in the Phaseolus vulgaris cultivar G19833 chromosome 9, P. vulgaris v2.0, whole genome shotgun sequence genome:
- the LOC137820031 gene encoding plasma membrane-associated cation-binding protein 1-like — MGYWKSKVLPKIKKVFEKNSSKKAAAAEATKSFDDSKEEYSKAFEEKKTELQTKVVEIYDSSSTEIKSLVKERKEVGLKKHSTEVDKFLEELVKIDFPGSKAASEVSSKFGPALASSSIFFVFEKVSTFVVTEEKAEKDGTAETKAEETSSGTVQEREIVVEEEKKVEEEPSEAAAKEEEKPGEPSEPAAKEEEKPAEAEKGEPPKP; from the exons ATGGGTTATTGGAAGTCCAAGGTTCTTCCCAAGATCAAAAAGGTTTTTGAGAAGAACAGCTCTAAGAAAGCTGCAGCTGCTGAGGCCACCAAGTCCTTTGATGACTCTAAG GAGGAATACAGCAAAGCCTTTGAAGAAAAGAAGACTGAACTTCAAACTAAAGTAGTTGAAATATATGACAGTTCATCAACTGAAATCAAG AGTTTGGTTAAAGAACGCAAAGAAGTTGGGCTAAAGAAGCACTCCACAGAAGTTGACAAGTTCCTAGAAGAGCTTGTTAAAATTG ATTTCCCTGGATCAAAGGCAGCATCTGAAGTATCTTCTAAGTTCGGACCAGCCTTGGCTTCGAGCTcgattttctttgtttttgagAAGGTGTCAACTTTCGTTGTTACAGAAGAGAAAGCAGAGAAAGATGGAACTGCAGAAACTAAAGCAGAAGAAACAAGTAGTGGTACTGTCCAAGAGAGAGAGATAGTGGTTGAAGAGGAGAAAAAGGTGGAAGAAGAGCCATCTGAGGCTGCTGCAAAAGAGGAAGAGAAACCTGGTGAACCATCTGAGCCTGCTGCAAAAGAGGAAGAGAAACCTGCTGAAGCTGAGAAAGGAGAACCACCAAAACCTTGA
- the LOC137822936 gene encoding transcription factor GTE1-like isoform X1 → MDPNPDTIKEDLNRFRHSVSENFNKVQKLEEQVAEVEKFYRSSKAQVNNVKDKGREKLVIGSRRSQQGASSKEPNSSNAMQEVMQQFSTIFHQIAEHKWAWPFLDPVDVEGLELHDYHEIIAKPMDFSTIEKKMNAKDGSGYKNVREIYSDVRLIFKNAMKYNNEKHDIHIMAKSLLEKFEKKWLQLLPKVAQAESEQLKEEANAQLEKQLVQEATYANMAKDISLSLCEVEVQLKNLKEMVIEKCRKISIRERLELVKSFNRLNFDNLNKALQIICENDPTFKPNDLEVNLDLDNQTDYTVWKLNVFVKKALEEQDRNAAEEITVHHNANFEEKKNTNKRRKL, encoded by the exons ATGGATCCAAATCCTGACACAATTAAGGAGGATTTGAACCGATTTAGGCATTCTGTCTCTGAAAATTTCAACAAAGTTCAAAAG CTTGAAGAACAAGTTGCTGAGGTTGAAAAGTTCTACCGTTCCTCAAAAGCTCAAGTTAATAATGTGAAAGACAAAGGCAGGGAGAAGCTTGTTATTGGCAGTAGAAGGTCACAGCAAGGTGCATCAAGTAAGGAACCTAATTCTTCAAACGCAATGCAAGAGGTTATGCAGCAGTTTTCCACAATTTTTCATCAG ATAGCTGAGCATAAATGGGCCTGGCCCTTCTTGGATCCTGTAGATGTTGAAGGTCTTGAGTTGCATGACTATCATGAg ATTATTGCAAAGCCTATGGATTTCAGTACgatagaaaagaaaatgaatgcAAAGGATGGTTCTGGTTATAAGAATGTGCGTGAGATATATTCTGATGTCAGGTTGATTTTTAAGAATGCAATGAAATACAACAACGAAAAACATGATATCCACATTATGGCAAAGTCATTGCTGGAAAAATTTGAGAAGAAATGGCTGCAACTGTTGCCTAAAGTTGCTCAGGCG GAAAGTGAACAATTAAAGGAAGAAGCAAATGCCCAGTTGGAAAAGCAGCTTGTTCAAGAAGCTACTTATGCCAATATGGCAAAGGATATAAGCCTTTCG CTATGCGAGGTTGAGGTGCAGTTAAAGAATCTCAAAGAAATGGTTATTGAAAAGTGCAG GAAAATATCGATTCGTGAGAGACTGGAACTTGTGAAGTCTTTCAACAGACTGAATTTTGACAATCTCAACAAGGCATTGCAGATAATTTGTGAGAATGACCCAACCTTCAAACCTAATgatctagaagtgaaccttgaCCTTGATAATCAG ACCGACTACACAGTATGGAAACTAAACGTTTTTGTCAAAAAAGCACTGGAAGAACAGGACAGAAATGCTGCTGAGGAGATAACTGTTCATCACAATGCTAACTTTGAGGAAAAGAAAAACACCAACAAAAGGAGGAAATTGTGA
- the LOC137822936 gene encoding transcription factor GTE1-like isoform X2, which produces MQEVMQQFSTIFHQIAEHKWAWPFLDPVDVEGLELHDYHEIIAKPMDFSTIEKKMNAKDGSGYKNVREIYSDVRLIFKNAMKYNNEKHDIHIMAKSLLEKFEKKWLQLLPKVAQAESEQLKEEANAQLEKQLVQEATYANMAKDISLSLCEVEVQLKNLKEMVIEKCRKISIRERLELVKSFNRLNFDNLNKALQIICENDPTFKPNDLEVNLDLDNQTDYTVWKLNVFVKKALEEQDRNAAEEITVHHNANFEEKKNTNKRRKL; this is translated from the exons ATGCAAGAGGTTATGCAGCAGTTTTCCACAATTTTTCATCAG ATAGCTGAGCATAAATGGGCCTGGCCCTTCTTGGATCCTGTAGATGTTGAAGGTCTTGAGTTGCATGACTATCATGAg ATTATTGCAAAGCCTATGGATTTCAGTACgatagaaaagaaaatgaatgcAAAGGATGGTTCTGGTTATAAGAATGTGCGTGAGATATATTCTGATGTCAGGTTGATTTTTAAGAATGCAATGAAATACAACAACGAAAAACATGATATCCACATTATGGCAAAGTCATTGCTGGAAAAATTTGAGAAGAAATGGCTGCAACTGTTGCCTAAAGTTGCTCAGGCG GAAAGTGAACAATTAAAGGAAGAAGCAAATGCCCAGTTGGAAAAGCAGCTTGTTCAAGAAGCTACTTATGCCAATATGGCAAAGGATATAAGCCTTTCG CTATGCGAGGTTGAGGTGCAGTTAAAGAATCTCAAAGAAATGGTTATTGAAAAGTGCAG GAAAATATCGATTCGTGAGAGACTGGAACTTGTGAAGTCTTTCAACAGACTGAATTTTGACAATCTCAACAAGGCATTGCAGATAATTTGTGAGAATGACCCAACCTTCAAACCTAATgatctagaagtgaaccttgaCCTTGATAATCAG ACCGACTACACAGTATGGAAACTAAACGTTTTTGTCAAAAAAGCACTGGAAGAACAGGACAGAAATGCTGCTGAGGAGATAACTGTTCATCACAATGCTAACTTTGAGGAAAAGAAAAACACCAACAAAAGGAGGAAATTGTGA
- the LOC137821574 gene encoding nucleolar protein 58, with translation MVKDIETLTEDERRALRGSKFAPLPSSSSSKPRLAHPGGPLATNKAAALAKFLERKLKDPNGLASINPDLLELAVNNAKQTVHASGTSNLQRTIRHVDSFGDSDPKDSSEEELNKLSEVKESKKKKKKKEKKKNKKRKNVEDLGCAVMKKPKQKFKF, from the exons ATGGTGAAAGACATTGAAACTCTGACAGAAGATGAAAGAAGGGCACTTCGTGGCAGCAAATTCGCCCCTCTTCCTAGTAGTTCCAGTTCTAAACCTAG GTTGGCTCATCCCGGTGGACCCTTGGCGACAAATAAAGCAGCGGCATTGGCGAAGTTTCTTGAGAGAAAGTTGAAGGACCCGAATGGATTGGCATCTATTAATCCTGATCTCCTTGAACTGGCCGTAAATAATGCCAAACAAACTGTCCATGCAA GTGGTACTTCCAATTTACAAAGAACTATTCGGCATGTGGACTCCTTTGGTGACTCTGATCCTAAG GATTCTAGCGAAGAAGAACTGAACAAACTATCTGAGGTAAAGGAatccaagaagaagaaaaagaagaaagaaaaaaagaaaaacaaaaagcgAAAG AATGTTGAGGACCTTGGATGTGCAGTGATGAAAAAGCCTAAACAGAAGTTTAAATTCTGA